The Thermodesulfobacteriota bacterium genome contains a region encoding:
- a CDS encoding SCO family protein has product MYKAKITTLMVLFLMAFSSVSVLAITDARDVKEIGIDEKLGDSIPDDIVLKDENGNDVLFNSLLAKDTPTVLNLVYYSCPKLCNFATDGLLKVVNETDSLDLGDDYRLVTVSFDPEDTPELAATKALKYRNATKGSEATEQSWPFMVGDEENIEKLTNSVGFKYKVDGEEFAHGAALIVITPDGRISRYLSGIQHIPSDFRLSLLEASKGEIGDSTLLNKVLLFCYGFDPIGKRYALQALNVVKAGGVVTLLTLGIGLTYFWRRETRT; this is encoded by the coding sequence ATGTATAAAGCAAAAATTACAACTCTAATGGTTTTGTTTCTAATGGCGTTTTCGTCAGTTTCAGTATTAGCAATTACTGATGCCAGAGATGTTAAAGAAATAGGTATTGATGAAAAACTTGGAGACAGCATTCCAGATGACATTGTTCTTAAAGATGAAAATGGTAACGATGTACTTTTCAACAGCCTATTAGCCAAAGATACACCGACCGTATTAAACCTCGTATATTACAGCTGCCCTAAACTTTGCAATTTCGCAACAGACGGACTATTAAAAGTCGTTAACGAGACTGACTCTCTTGATCTGGGAGATGATTACAGACTTGTAACGGTTAGTTTTGACCCTGAAGATACACCAGAGCTAGCAGCTACAAAAGCGCTTAAGTACAGAAACGCCACAAAGGGCTCAGAAGCTACAGAACAAAGCTGGCCTTTTATGGTAGGTGATGAAGAAAACATAGAAAAATTAACTAACTCAGTGGGTTTTAAATATAAGGTTGACGGTGAAGAGTTTGCCCACGGCGCAGCATTAATTGTGATTACCCCAGATGGTAGGATCTCAAGGTATTTGTCTGGTATACAGCACATACCTTCTGATTTTAGGCTTTCACTGCTTGAGGCATCTAAAGGAGAGATTGGAGATTCCACACTACTTAACAAAGTCCTATTGTTTTGTTATGGTTTTGATCCGATCGGAAAAAGATATGCTCTTCAGGCTCTAAATGTAGTAAAAGCAGGAGGGGTGGTTACATTGTTAACATTGGGTATAGGGCTTACGTACTTTTGGAGAAGAGAAACTAGAACCTGA
- the rodA gene encoding rod shape-determining protein RodA, with amino-acid sequence MPMIMFDRRLLKNFGWFLFLMTLAFCAVSLLNLYSASYETGLTYFKKQFVWVMIGLAALIFVSFINYKLIRQYSFYIYGFTILLLLFVLFFGKVVSGSKSWINIAGLASIQPSELVKISVILVLAKFYDNDYQATPYGFLDLIKPLILIVVPVALVLMQPDLGTAMTILLVAGSMVLFMGIKKWSVAFIIIALLGVSFYSWNYSLKPYQKDRIKTFINPASDPLNAGYNSIQSQIAIGSGGVSGKGLRSGSQTQLRFIPAQQTDFAFSVLAEEWGFLGSIFVLLLYFMIILWMLDTSSRARDKFSMLVCFGVAAMFFWHIVVNVGMVIGLLPVTGVPLLIFSYGGSSTLTAMIGIGLVLGIRMRKFSMSGEAIDLG; translated from the coding sequence ATGCCAATGATAATGTTTGACAGAAGGCTTCTTAAAAATTTCGGCTGGTTTTTGTTTCTAATGACTCTTGCTTTTTGCGCAGTATCTCTTTTAAATCTATATAGCGCCTCTTATGAAACCGGGCTTACTTATTTCAAAAAGCAATTTGTTTGGGTCATGATAGGTCTTGCCGCACTTATATTCGTCTCATTTATAAATTACAAACTAATACGCCAATACTCATTTTACATTTATGGATTTACGATATTACTATTATTGTTCGTCTTATTCTTTGGTAAGGTTGTATCTGGCTCAAAGAGCTGGATCAATATTGCGGGCCTTGCATCCATACAGCCCTCTGAGCTGGTAAAGATTTCAGTAATATTAGTTTTAGCTAAGTTCTATGATAATGACTATCAGGCAACTCCTTACGGTTTTTTGGATCTTATTAAACCCTTAATTTTAATAGTTGTGCCGGTCGCACTTGTGCTCATGCAGCCAGATCTTGGAACTGCCATGACGATACTTCTTGTAGCAGGCAGCATGGTGCTTTTCATGGGTATTAAGAAATGGTCAGTTGCTTTTATCATAATTGCTCTTCTTGGCGTCTCATTTTACTCCTGGAATTACTCACTTAAACCATATCAAAAAGACAGAATAAAAACATTTATAAACCCAGCAAGCGATCCTCTTAATGCAGGGTACAACTCCATTCAATCTCAGATCGCTATAGGATCTGGCGGGGTTTCCGGAAAGGGCCTTAGATCAGGCTCACAGACCCAGCTAAGATTTATCCCTGCGCAGCAAACCGACTTTGCTTTTTCTGTGTTGGCAGAAGAGTGGGGATTTTTGGGCAGCATCTTTGTACTGCTCCTGTACTTTATGATAATCCTTTGGATGCTCGATACATCTAGCCGAGCGAGGGACAAGTTTTCGATGCTTGTTTGTTTCGGCGTTGCCGCTATGTTTTTCTGGCACATTGTTGTTAACGTCGGAATGGTGATAGGCCTTTTGCCGGTCACAGGAGTTCCGCTATTGATTTTCAGCTACGGAGGCTCCTCGACACTTACCGCTATGATCGGAATAGGATTGGTGTTGGGAATTAGGATGAGAAAGTTTTCAATGTCTGGGGAAGCTATTGATCTAGGCTAA
- a CDS encoding P1 family peptidase: MGTILDINGIKVGHASDFTAATGCTVILFEKPVVAAVDLRGGGTSTRQIDSLLSHNTFGKIHAVLLTGGSAYGLDASSGVVKYLEERGMGLEVGNGLVVPSVPTAVIFDLGIGDGRIRPDAKMGYEACVNASSSELKEGTIGVGTGASIGKLMGLKQATKGGVGSESFRLQSGAWVSVFVVVNAFGDVISPDSGEILAGVRDSEDGHKFPGTVNLFKQGIIRRADSYQNTTLAVVATDAELSKSELLRISNLAQTGLARAISPVHTVQDGDMVISASVGNLKEDVNLIGIVAAELTQKAIIRAVNEATSLDGIPCANDLKK; encoded by the coding sequence ATGGGAACAATTCTTGACATAAATGGCATAAAAGTTGGGCACGCTTCTGATTTTACAGCAGCTACTGGGTGCACGGTAATATTGTTTGAAAAACCTGTAGTTGCGGCGGTTGATCTTAGAGGCGGCGGCACGAGCACAAGGCAGATCGACTCTCTTTTATCTCACAACACCTTTGGGAAAATTCATGCTGTCCTTCTGACGGGCGGAAGCGCTTACGGACTTGATGCCTCAAGCGGTGTCGTAAAATACCTAGAAGAAAGAGGCATGGGTCTTGAGGTAGGTAACGGCTTAGTGGTACCTTCAGTTCCGACCGCTGTGATTTTTGATCTAGGGATTGGGGATGGTCGAATAAGGCCAGATGCAAAGATGGGCTATGAGGCCTGTGTAAACGCAAGCAGCTCAGAATTAAAAGAAGGCACAATAGGAGTTGGCACTGGGGCCTCAATAGGGAAATTGATGGGGCTTAAACAGGCGACGAAGGGTGGAGTAGGTTCTGAGAGCTTTAGATTACAAAGCGGCGCATGGGTGTCGGTATTTGTAGTTGTTAATGCATTTGGTGATGTTATCTCGCCCGATAGCGGGGAGATATTGGCCGGGGTTAGAGACTCAGAGGATGGTCATAAGTTCCCTGGCACAGTGAACTTGTTTAAACAGGGAATCATAAGAAGAGCCGACAGCTACCAAAACACTACTTTGGCTGTTGTGGCAACAGATGCTGAGCTATCTAAGTCAGAGCTTTTAAGAATTTCCAACTTAGCTCAAACAGGGCTTGCTCGAGCTATATCACCCGTTCATACAGTTCAAGATGGAGACATGGTTATTTCTGCTTCAGTAGGTAATCTGAAAGAAGATGTAAATTTAATTGGCATAGTTGCAGCAGAGCTGACTCAAAAAGCTATAATAAGGGCAGTGAATGAGGCTACTAGCCTTGACGGAATTCCATGTGCTAATGACTTAAAGAAATGA
- the coxB gene encoding cytochrome c oxidase subunit II — MTWIPEAASNLAGKVDGVILVITLISIFFFVLITAVLIYFAVKYRRKRDDEETPYITGNEPLEIIWTVIPSILLILLFVYGFVVYKDMRTPPKDAVDITVTGKQWIWTFDYYNGKKSLNELYVKQNVPVRMIMRADDVLHSFFIPQFRVKQDILPGRYTQLWFTPTKVGTYDLYCAEYCGTGHSQMLGKVIVLSPEAYDIWEKGIGVDEGDAVASLPPEELGEKLYKEKGCNACHSLDGSVVIGPSFKGLFGKTGTLEDGSTYVADENYIIKSIYEPQAEIVQGFQPVMPSFKGILSEGEVDALIAYIKTLK, encoded by the coding sequence ATGACTTGGATTCCAGAGGCGGCATCAAATCTCGCAGGAAAAGTAGACGGAGTAATATTAGTAATAACTCTTATATCTATCTTTTTCTTTGTGCTGATTACTGCAGTTCTTATCTATTTTGCAGTTAAGTACAGAAGGAAAAGAGATGACGAGGAAACTCCCTACATCACAGGTAATGAACCCCTTGAAATAATATGGACAGTGATACCTTCTATTTTGCTCATACTTCTATTCGTCTATGGTTTTGTTGTTTATAAAGATATGAGAACGCCTCCAAAAGATGCTGTAGATATTACGGTCACAGGTAAGCAGTGGATTTGGACATTTGACTACTACAACGGCAAAAAGTCTCTAAACGAGCTTTACGTTAAACAAAACGTCCCTGTCAGAATGATAATGAGAGCTGATGACGTGCTTCACAGCTTTTTTATTCCTCAGTTCAGGGTAAAGCAGGACATACTCCCCGGACGCTACACTCAGCTGTGGTTTACTCCAACAAAGGTAGGGACTTATGATCTGTATTGTGCCGAGTACTGCGGCACCGGGCATTCGCAAATGCTTGGAAAAGTTATTGTTCTGAGCCCGGAAGCATATGACATATGGGAGAAGGGCATAGGAGTTGACGAAGGTGATGCGGTTGCTTCACTGCCTCCCGAAGAGCTCGGAGAAAAACTTTACAAAGAAAAAGGTTGTAATGCATGCCATAGTTTAGATGGCTCAGTAGTGATTGGGCCCTCGTTTAAAGGTCTTTTTGGAAAAACAGGCACCTTGGAAGACGGCAGTACCTATGTTGCTGATGAAAATTATATAATTAAATCAATTTATGAACCTCAGGCGGAAATAGTACAGGGATTTCAGCCTGTGATGCCTTCATTTAAGGGTATACTAAGTGAAGGTGAAGTTGATGCGCTTATAGCGTATATAAAAACATTAAAATAA